Proteins encoded within one genomic window of Oncorhynchus tshawytscha isolate Ot180627B linkage group LG02, Otsh_v2.0, whole genome shotgun sequence:
- the LOC112244783 gene encoding SUZ domain-containing protein 1, which produces MEDEEVCESWEEAADSGEIERRLEAKLKISQKTKKSSIGPGSSPIRTAMVIQDESQPAAPPPQIRILKRPSSNGSLGSTSSSNRPTQQPKSLAQREAEYAEARRRILGSASSEETPQDKPSQDRPVRVSAQPQPEPVRPNNHLIRQPTGPDGTTGFRHCR; this is translated from the exons ATGGAAGATGAAGAGGTTTGCGAAAGCTGGGAGGAAGCTGCAGACAGCGGG GAAATTGAGAGAAGACTCGAAGCAAAGTTGAAGATAAGCCAGAAAACAAA GAAATCCTCCATCGGCCCAGGTAGCTCCCCTATACGAACTGCCATGGTTATCCAGGATGAATCTCAACCTGCAGCCCCCCCACCTCAAATCCGAATTCTGAAGCGCCCCTCAAGTAACGGTTCCCTAGGGTCAACTAGTTCATCTAACCGCCCCACCCAGCAGCCGAAGTCACTGGCCCAGCGGGAGGCAGAGTATGCTGAGGCCCGCAGGAGGATTTTGGGTAGTGCTAGTTCTGAAGAAACACCTCAGGACAAACCCAGCCAAGACAG ACCAGTGCGAGtgagtgcccagccacagccagAACCGGTTCGTCCAAACAATCACCTGATCCGCCAACCCACTGGCCCAGACGGCACCACAGGCTTCCGTCACTGCAGATAG